One window of Candidatus Methylocalor cossyra genomic DNA carries:
- a CDS encoding formate dehydrogenase subunit delta: MDTERLVKMANDIGNFFAAEPDRDVAVNGVAEHLKKFWDPRMRRAIIQHLEQGGVGLAELPRAAVALLARESNALQQVGDG, translated from the coding sequence ATGGATACAGAACGCCTGGTCAAAATGGCCAATGATATCGGCAATTTTTTCGCCGCTGAACCGGATCGCGATGTCGCCGTGAACGGCGTCGCCGAACATCTGAAAAAATTCTGGGACCCACGCATGCGCCGGGCCATCATCCAGCACCTGGAGCAGGGCGGTGTTGGCCTGGCCGAGCTGCCACGCGCAGCCGTGGCGCTTTTGGCCAGGGAATCCAATGCCCTGCAGCAGGTCGGAGACGGTTGA
- the fdhD gene encoding formate dehydrogenase accessory sulfurtransferase FdhD, translating into MSDPTAELGFSGYRAWTVERWRGGTQARQEDYVAEEAPVALVYNGEPYAVMLATPLDLEDFALGFSLTEEIIAGPEEMLSARIYRRAEGIEVRMRIPEVRCEAAAGQGRNLAGRTGCGLCGARTLQQAVRRPVPVGKGVAVSAAELTRAVAGLRDHQRLNQLTGAVHAAAWALPGQGLAWVREDVGRHNALDKLIGVLARQGVDFGRGYALVTSRASYEMVQKCATVGISFLAAISGPTGLAVQLAEQAGFTLVGFVREGNHVVYTHPQRLTH; encoded by the coding sequence ATGTCCGATCCCACGGCCGAGCTGGGCTTTTCCGGCTATCGGGCATGGACGGTTGAGCGTTGGCGCGGGGGAACCCAAGCCCGTCAGGAAGACTACGTCGCGGAAGAAGCGCCGGTGGCCCTGGTCTATAACGGCGAGCCGTACGCGGTCATGCTGGCGACCCCTTTGGACCTGGAAGATTTCGCGCTGGGATTCAGTCTCACCGAGGAGATCATCGCCGGGCCGGAGGAGATGCTGTCAGCCCGCATCTATCGGCGGGCCGAAGGCATCGAGGTACGCATGCGGATTCCCGAGGTCCGTTGTGAGGCCGCCGCGGGGCAGGGTCGCAACCTGGCCGGCCGTACCGGCTGCGGGCTGTGCGGTGCCCGGACGCTGCAGCAGGCGGTGCGCCGGCCTGTCCCGGTGGGGAAAGGCGTGGCAGTGTCGGCGGCCGAGCTGACCCGGGCGGTGGCCGGATTACGCGATCACCAGCGGCTCAACCAGCTCACCGGTGCCGTGCACGCGGCTGCCTGGGCCCTGCCGGGGCAGGGCTTGGCCTGGGTCCGGGAGGATGTCGGCCGGCACAATGCCCTGGACAAGCTCATTGGCGTTCTGGCCCGCCAGGGAGTGGATTTCGGACGGGGGTATGCGCTGGTTACCAGCCGGGCCAGCTACGAAATGGTCCAAAAATGCGCCACCGTGGGGATCTCTTTTCTGGCGGCCATCTCCGGCCCCACCGGCCTCGCTGTGCAGCTGGCGGAACAGGCGGGTTTCACTTTGGTCGGTTTCGTCCGCGAGGGAAATCACGTGGTCTATACCCATCCGCAGCGGTTGACGCACTAA
- the fdhF gene encoding formate dehydrogenase subunit alpha, whose translation MALRDYDYGTPASGSTKLVTLEIDGFSVTVPEGTSILRAAASVGIQIPKLCATDSLEPFGSCRLCLVQIEGGRGLPASCTTPVAEGMKVCTQNERLAKVRRGVMELYISDHPLDCLTCAANGNCELQDMAGAVGLREVRYGFEGENHLKAEKDLSNPYFSFDPAKCIVCSRCIRACDEIQGTFALTLDGRGFASKVSPSQNQPFLESECVSCGACVQACPTATLMEKSVIEKGQPEHAIITTCAYCGVGCSFRAEMKGSEVVRMVPNKNGRANHGHSCVKGRFAFGYATHKDRITTPMIRKSIDEPWQVVSWEEAINYAASEFKRIQRQYGRYAVGALTSSRCTNEETYLVQKLVRAAFGNNNVDTCARVCHSPTGYGLKQTMGESAGTQDFDSVLKSDVILVIGANPTDGHPVFGSLMKRRLRQGAKLIVADPREIDLVKSPHIKADYHLKLRPGTNVALLNALAHVIVSEGLTNDAFVQARCEVPSYEKWKAFVREERNSPEALEVVTGVPAETVRAAARLYATGGNAAIYYGLGVTEHSQGSTAVIAIANLAMATGNIGREGVGVNPLRGQNNVQGSCDMGSFPHEFPGYRHVSDFQTRSQFESAWGVTLESEPGLRIPNMFAAALDGSFKGLYCEGEDIAQSDPDTQHVHAALRAMECVVVQDLFLNETAKFAHVFLPGASFLEKNGTFTNAERRISPVRRVMPPLAGYEDWEVTQMLSNAMGYPMNYTHASEIMDEIARLVPTFAGVSFAKLDQLGSVQWPCNEQAPEGTPVMHVDQFVRGKGRFMLTEYVPTQERTSSRYPLILTTGRILSQYNVGAQTRRTMNSIWHPEDRLEIHPHDAEQRGIRDGDWVGVKSRAGETVLRALITERVQPGVVYTTFHFPESGANVITTDNSDWATNCPEYKVTAVQVTKVNEPSEWQRRYREFTEEQLELLARRTAAAG comes from the coding sequence ATGGCACTGCGCGATTACGATTACGGCACGCCGGCGAGCGGCTCGACCAAATTGGTCACCCTCGAAATCGACGGTTTCAGCGTCACCGTGCCGGAAGGCACGTCGATCCTCCGAGCCGCCGCCAGCGTCGGCATCCAGATTCCCAAGCTGTGCGCCACCGACAGTCTAGAACCGTTCGGCTCCTGCCGGCTGTGCCTGGTGCAGATTGAAGGCGGGCGCGGCTTGCCGGCCTCCTGCACCACGCCGGTTGCGGAAGGCATGAAGGTATGCACCCAGAACGAGCGCCTGGCGAAGGTGCGGCGGGGAGTGATGGAACTCTACATCTCCGACCATCCCCTGGATTGCCTCACCTGCGCCGCCAACGGCAATTGCGAGCTCCAGGACATGGCGGGCGCGGTGGGATTGCGGGAAGTGCGTTACGGTTTCGAGGGCGAGAATCACCTGAAGGCCGAGAAGGATCTCAGCAATCCCTATTTCAGCTTCGATCCCGCCAAGTGCATCGTCTGTTCCCGGTGCATCCGCGCCTGTGACGAGATCCAGGGCACCTTCGCGCTGACCCTGGACGGGCGGGGCTTTGCCTCCAAGGTGTCGCCCAGCCAGAACCAGCCCTTCCTGGAGTCGGAATGCGTGTCCTGCGGCGCCTGCGTGCAGGCTTGCCCCACCGCTACCCTGATGGAGAAGAGCGTCATCGAGAAAGGCCAGCCGGAGCACGCCATCATCACCACCTGCGCCTACTGCGGGGTGGGGTGTTCGTTCCGGGCCGAGATGAAGGGGTCCGAGGTGGTGCGCATGGTGCCCAACAAGAACGGGCGCGCTAACCACGGCCATTCCTGCGTCAAAGGTCGGTTCGCCTTCGGCTATGCCACCCACAAGGACCGCATCACCACGCCGATGATCCGCAAGAGCATCGATGAGCCGTGGCAGGTGGTGTCCTGGGAAGAGGCGATCAACTATGCCGCCTCGGAGTTCAAGCGCATCCAACGGCAATATGGCCGCTACGCGGTGGGGGCCTTGACCTCGAGCCGCTGCACCAACGAGGAAACCTATCTGGTGCAAAAGTTGGTCCGCGCCGCCTTCGGCAACAACAACGTCGACACCTGTGCGCGCGTTTGCCACTCGCCGACCGGCTATGGGCTCAAGCAGACCATGGGAGAATCGGCCGGCACCCAGGACTTCGACTCGGTGCTGAAGTCCGATGTGATCTTGGTGATCGGCGCCAATCCCACCGATGGTCATCCGGTGTTCGGCTCGTTAATGAAACGACGCCTGCGTCAGGGGGCCAAACTCATCGTGGCCGATCCCCGCGAAATCGACCTGGTAAAATCGCCCCACATCAAAGCGGATTATCATTTGAAACTGCGTCCGGGCACCAACGTGGCGCTGCTCAACGCCTTGGCCCATGTGATTGTCAGCGAAGGCTTGACCAATGACGCCTTCGTCCAGGCCCGGTGCGAGGTTCCCTCCTACGAGAAGTGGAAAGCGTTCGTGCGGGAGGAGCGCAACTCGCCGGAAGCCCTGGAAGTGGTGACCGGGGTGCCGGCCGAGACGGTGCGGGCAGCGGCGCGGCTCTACGCCACCGGCGGCAATGCGGCTATCTATTATGGGCTCGGTGTCACCGAGCACAGCCAGGGGTCGACAGCGGTGATCGCCATCGCCAACCTGGCCATGGCCACCGGCAACATCGGCCGGGAGGGCGTGGGCGTGAATCCCCTGCGTGGTCAGAACAACGTTCAAGGGTCCTGCGACATGGGGTCCTTTCCCCATGAGTTTCCCGGGTACCGCCATGTCTCGGATTTCCAGACCCGGTCCCAGTTCGAGTCGGCCTGGGGCGTGACATTGGAATCGGAGCCGGGGTTGCGCATTCCCAACATGTTTGCGGCGGCCTTGGATGGCAGCTTCAAGGGGCTGTATTGCGAAGGCGAGGATATCGCCCAGTCCGACCCGGATACCCAGCACGTCCATGCTGCCCTTCGGGCCATGGAGTGTGTGGTGGTGCAGGATCTGTTCCTCAACGAAACCGCCAAGTTCGCCCACGTGTTCCTGCCGGGCGCCTCGTTCCTGGAAAAGAACGGCACTTTCACCAATGCCGAGCGGCGCATTTCGCCGGTGCGGAGGGTCATGCCGCCCCTGGCCGGCTACGAGGATTGGGAAGTGACCCAAATGCTTTCCAATGCCATGGGTTATCCCATGAATTACACGCATGCCTCCGAAATCATGGATGAGATCGCCCGGCTGGTGCCGACCTTCGCCGGCGTCAGCTTCGCCAAGCTGGATCAGCTCGGCAGCGTGCAATGGCCATGCAACGAGCAGGCTCCAGAGGGCACGCCAGTGATGCACGTGGATCAGTTCGTACGCGGCAAGGGCCGCTTCATGCTGACCGAATACGTGCCAACCCAGGAGCGTACCAGCAGCCGTTATCCCTTGATTTTGACCACCGGCCGCATTCTGTCCCAGTACAACGTGGGTGCCCAGACCCGCCGCACCATGAACTCCATCTGGCACCCGGAGGATCGCCTGGAGATCCATCCCCACGATGCCGAGCAGCGCGGCATACGGGACGGCGATTGGGTTGGGGTCAAGAGCCGTGCCGGGGAAACCGTGTTGCGCGCGTTGATTACCGAGCGGGTCCAGCCGGGGGTGGTCTATACCACTTTCCACTTTCCGGAATCGGGCGCCAACGTCATCACCACCGACAACTCCGATTGGGCCACCAACTGTCCCGAGTACAAGGTGACCGCGGTGCAGGTCACCAAGGTCAACGAGCCCTCGGAATGGCAGCGCCGCTACCGGGAGTTCACCGAAGAGCAGTTGGAGCTGCTGGCGCGGCGTACGGCCGCCGCCGGATAG
- a CDS encoding penicillin-binding protein activator, whose product MPSATRLLATLSLLLVLAGCAGQLPRWGGGPEPDPQAESLFRAGDYEGAMHRYRHLAQTTRDHDYYLLRAADAALRAGDGRTAQQLADAVDPRELEKFDRNQYLLLQSRLDLNAGRARDAMAKLNILAGERLEGGQEVHYRTLRASAYNQLGDMLASARERVELGRLLSDPEAIRKNNEAIYDALDRLPDQALTERLAPESDTLSGWMDLTHVLKTTPPGGLSTALNEWRTRYPGHPADGGFLDSLVREKGLKVQVSPLGQAAEAPPASQPPAAPAHPFIGVLLPLSGPYAAASQAIRSGMLAAYYADPNPAKLPLRFVDSQAGDVYQSYRKLAEEGASAVVGPLTKEHVVALSRGGDLPVPVLALNQTAEADHEQLFQLGLTPEQDVEQAAGSAWFDARQNALVLAPATQFGQRMIKHFTGYWRTLGGKVLAVKTYPHHGPDLAAPVQELLAKAAPPPAGAAPNAAQPADFVFLIADARDARSIMPQIATHAAGRLPVYGNSHVYSGKSDPAADQDLDGLIFCDLPWLLNPNDGGPLSTQALATQIQQTPPDYVKLIALGLDAYRLVPQLRQFKDDPQYRFSGATGTLSLQTGNRFQRQLECAQFAGGTLQPRGTAPVLQSPTPPVTAR is encoded by the coding sequence ATGCCCTCAGCCACGCGTCTTCTCGCCACCCTGTCCCTCCTCCTGGTCCTGGCCGGCTGCGCCGGCCAGTTGCCGCGCTGGGGTGGCGGGCCGGAGCCCGACCCGCAGGCAGAAAGCCTGTTCCGGGCGGGCGATTACGAAGGCGCCATGCACCGCTACCGGCACCTGGCACAAACCACCCGCGACCACGACTATTACCTGCTGCGGGCGGCCGATGCGGCACTCCGCGCGGGCGACGGCCGAACCGCCCAGCAACTGGCCGACGCGGTCGATCCCAGGGAACTGGAAAAATTCGACCGCAATCAGTATTTGCTGCTGCAAAGTCGGCTCGATCTCAACGCTGGCCGAGCCCGAGACGCGATGGCAAAGCTTAACATCCTGGCGGGCGAGCGGCTGGAAGGCGGGCAGGAAGTCCATTATCGCACCTTGCGGGCTTCAGCCTACAACCAATTGGGCGATATGCTGGCCAGTGCCCGTGAACGGGTGGAGCTGGGCCGGCTGCTCAGCGATCCGGAGGCGATTCGGAAAAATAACGAGGCCATTTACGATGCCCTCGACCGGCTGCCCGATCAGGCCCTGACCGAGCGACTTGCGCCCGAGTCGGACACCTTGAGCGGCTGGATGGACTTGACCCACGTCCTCAAGACCACCCCGCCGGGCGGTTTGTCCACCGCCTTAAACGAATGGCGCACCCGCTATCCCGGGCACCCCGCGGACGGCGGCTTCCTGGACAGCCTAGTGCGGGAGAAAGGGCTTAAGGTGCAGGTCTCCCCCCTCGGCCAAGCGGCGGAAGCGCCGCCGGCGTCGCAGCCGCCCGCAGCGCCGGCCCACCCCTTCATCGGGGTACTGTTGCCCCTGTCCGGACCCTACGCCGCCGCCTCCCAGGCGATCCGCTCGGGGATGCTCGCCGCTTATTATGCCGATCCCAATCCCGCCAAGCTCCCCCTCCGGTTTGTGGATTCGCAGGCCGGCGACGTTTATCAGAGCTATCGGAAGCTGGCCGAGGAAGGCGCGAGCGCGGTGGTAGGTCCTTTGACGAAAGAACACGTGGTGGCCCTGTCCCGCGGCGGCGACTTGCCGGTGCCGGTACTGGCCCTCAATCAAACCGCCGAAGCCGACCATGAGCAACTGTTCCAGTTGGGCTTGACCCCGGAGCAGGATGTGGAACAAGCCGCCGGCAGCGCCTGGTTCGACGCCCGGCAGAACGCCCTGGTGCTGGCCCCCGCCACCCAGTTCGGTCAACGCATGATCAAACATTTCACCGGCTACTGGCGCACGCTGGGCGGCAAGGTTCTGGCGGTCAAAACCTATCCGCACCACGGCCCAGACCTGGCGGCGCCGGTCCAGGAACTCCTGGCCAAGGCCGCGCCGCCGCCGGCGGGTGCAGCGCCGAATGCCGCGCAACCGGCGGACTTCGTGTTCCTGATCGCGGATGCGCGGGATGCCCGCTCCATCATGCCCCAGATCGCCACCCATGCCGCTGGACGGTTGCCGGTTTATGGCAACTCCCACGTGTACAGCGGCAAATCCGATCCCGCCGCCGACCAGGACCTGGACGGCCTGATCTTCTGCGATCTGCCCTGGCTTTTGAATCCGAACGACGGCGGGCCGCTCTCCACCCAGGCCTTGGCCACCCAAATCCAGCAGACCCCCCCGGATTACGTGAAGCTGATCGCCCTCGGGCTGGACGCCTACCGTTTGGTGCCGCAGCTAAGACAGTTCAAGGATGATCCCCAGTATCGCTTCAGCGGTGCCACCGGCACCCTGTCCTTGCAAACCGGCAACCGCTTCCAGCGCCAGCTGGAATGCGCCCAATTCGCGGGCGGCACCCTCCAACCGCGCGGCACCGCGCCGGTGCTACAATCGCCGACGCCCCCAGTCACCGCCCGCTGA
- a CDS encoding phosphoheptose isomerase encodes MNLQQRIVQHFTAHVEASQETLLRLGDLIETAAVQLAHCLLNDGKILVCGNGGSAAQAQHLASELLNRYERERPGLPAIALTTDSSTLTSIANDYRYDEVFAKPIRALGQESDTLVVYTTSGNSASILNAVSAAHDRNMAIIALTGRDGGALAPLLRETDIEIRVPADITARIQEIHLLITHCFCDLIDQQLFGE; translated from the coding sequence ATGAATCTGCAACAACGCATCGTCCAGCACTTCACCGCCCATGTGGAGGCCAGCCAGGAAACCCTGCTGCGCCTCGGCGACCTCATCGAAACCGCCGCCGTCCAGCTGGCCCATTGCCTGCTCAACGACGGCAAGATTCTGGTCTGCGGCAACGGCGGGTCGGCGGCTCAGGCCCAGCATCTGGCCTCGGAGCTCCTCAACCGCTACGAGCGGGAACGGCCGGGCTTGCCCGCTATCGCCCTCACCACGGACAGCTCCACCCTGACCTCCATCGCCAACGACTACCGCTACGACGAGGTGTTCGCCAAGCCGATCCGCGCCTTGGGCCAGGAGAGCGATACCCTGGTGGTCTATACCACCAGCGGCAATTCCGCCAGCATCCTGAACGCGGTCAGCGCGGCCCACGACCGGAACATGGCCATCATCGCCCTCACCGGCCGGGACGGCGGGGCCCTGGCGCCGCTGCTGCGGGAAACGGACATCGAAATCCGGGTGCCGGCAGACATCACCGCACGCATTCAGGAGATCCATCTGCTCATCACCCATTGCTTTTGCGATCTGATCGACCAGCAGCTGTTCGGCGAGTGA
- a CDS encoding FAD-binding oxidoreductase yields MPLSDAFRARLREIFPATALFTEAADCWAYGYDNSRRHTLPEAVVFPTSHEQVLALVRLCRDHAVPLTARGRGTGTTGAAVPLHGGVVASFERMNRVLEFSPDNRYIVVEPGLTNQALQDFLRPHGFFWPPDPTSAAFCSVGGNLAYNSAGPRAVKYGTPRDNTLGLRAVTGAGEELRTGVYTTKGVVGYDLTRLLIGSEGTLALTTAATLKLTPLPESVRTLRAVYAGVADAARAIARIMAQPALPCALEFIDGNAIALVRRHASADLPEGAGALLMIEVDGFASTMADQIERLRAAADNAGLLEFRVAESASEVKGLWQIRKALSPTLRQLAPKKINEDVVVPVTELPALIAGLDELSQRHGLPIVNFGHAGNGNLHVNLLYDPGRPGETERAQRCLEEIFALVVRLRGTLSGEHGVGLEKRDHVGLELDDHALDLMRAIKRQFDPAGILNRGKCFPDP; encoded by the coding sequence ATGCCCCTGAGCGACGCCTTCCGAGCCCGACTGCGGGAGATTTTCCCCGCCACCGCCCTATTCACCGAGGCCGCCGATTGCTGGGCGTACGGTTATGACAACAGCCGCCGCCACACCCTGCCCGAGGCCGTGGTGTTCCCGACCAGCCACGAGCAGGTCCTAGCGCTGGTCCGCCTGTGCCGCGACCATGCCGTTCCGCTCACCGCGCGCGGCCGCGGCACCGGCACCACCGGCGCCGCAGTGCCCCTGCACGGCGGAGTCGTGGCCTCCTTCGAGCGCATGAATCGGGTTTTGGAGTTCTCGCCGGACAATCGCTACATCGTGGTGGAACCGGGCTTGACCAACCAGGCGCTACAGGACTTTCTCCGGCCCCACGGCTTCTTCTGGCCGCCCGATCCCACCAGCGCAGCGTTTTGCAGCGTGGGTGGCAATCTCGCCTACAACTCCGCAGGTCCCCGCGCCGTCAAGTACGGCACGCCGCGGGACAACACCCTGGGGCTCAGGGCCGTGACTGGCGCCGGTGAAGAGCTCAGGACCGGCGTCTACACCACCAAGGGGGTGGTAGGCTACGACCTCACCCGCTTGCTCATTGGCTCGGAAGGCACCCTCGCCCTCACCACCGCGGCCACCCTCAAGCTCACCCCGCTGCCGGAGAGCGTCCGTACTTTGCGCGCCGTCTACGCGGGGGTGGCCGACGCCGCCCGGGCCATCGCCCGCATCATGGCGCAACCGGCCTTGCCCTGTGCGCTGGAGTTCATCGACGGCAACGCCATCGCACTGGTCCGCCGCCACGCCTCCGCCGACCTGCCGGAGGGAGCCGGGGCCCTGTTGATGATCGAGGTGGACGGTTTCGCCAGCACCATGGCGGACCAGATCGAGCGCCTCCGGGCGGCGGCGGACAACGCTGGGCTCTTGGAATTCCGGGTCGCCGAGAGCGCGAGTGAAGTCAAGGGCCTGTGGCAGATCCGCAAAGCGCTGTCGCCGACCCTGCGCCAGCTCGCCCCCAAGAAGATTAACGAGGATGTGGTCGTTCCGGTCACCGAATTGCCAGCCCTGATCGCCGGCTTGGACGAACTGTCCCAGCGCCATGGGTTGCCCATCGTCAACTTCGGCCACGCCGGCAACGGCAACCTCCATGTCAACCTGCTCTACGATCCGGGCCGTCCCGGGGAAACGGAGCGCGCCCAGCGCTGCCTCGAGGAGATCTTCGCGCTGGTGGTACGCCTGCGCGGCACCCTATCGGGCGAACACGGCGTCGGCCTGGAAAAGCGCGACCATGTCGGCCTGGAACTGGACGATCACGCTCTGGACCTGATGCGCGCCATCAAGCGCCAATTCGATCCGGCGGGGATCTTGAACCGGGGCAAGTGTTTTCCGGACCCCTAG
- a CDS encoding YraN family protein has protein sequence MAAKTPAQRQGRRAEDRVLAFLQHQGLVLLERNYRCRYGEIDLIMEDGPTVVFVEVRFRADRRFGGALESVDRRKQAKLSAAAAHFLQEKRLDRPARFDVAGLTPAADGPLIQWIRDAFQAD, from the coding sequence ATGGCTGCCAAAACTCCCGCGCAACGCCAAGGTCGAAGGGCAGAGGACCGCGTCCTGGCATTTCTGCAACACCAGGGGCTGGTTCTGTTGGAACGCAATTACCGCTGCCGCTACGGGGAAATCGACTTGATCATGGAAGACGGGCCTACGGTGGTGTTCGTGGAAGTCCGCTTCCGGGCCGACCGCCGCTTCGGCGGTGCCCTGGAGAGCGTGGATCGCCGCAAACAGGCCAAGCTTTCCGCGGCCGCCGCCCATTTCCTCCAGGAAAAGCGCCTCGACCGTCCCGCCCGCTTCGACGTGGCGGGCTTGACCCCGGCCGCCGACGGCCCCCTGATCCAGTGGATCCGGGATGCCTTCCAGGCAGATTGA
- a CDS encoding alpha/beta fold hydrolase, whose amino-acid sequence MTTLSEPLDGLRRWMGAGFDLAGLGPEVTPSQTVMAAPGITLRRYSAATAPGPTLLIVPAPIKRAYIWDLLPSVSVVRRALAGGLSVYLIEWERPCGRAQSFGLAEYAGRMILDGLDAIAREQGTGPVFLAGHSLGGTLAALFAALHPERLKGLILLSTPLHFGAGTLDRLVALMPPALPGLVAATGPIGGSLLSLGALLADPWSFGWERWLGGLHSLRDRRTLRTFLAVERWTYDEMPMAPRLFREVVEELYQSDRFMQGTLSIDSRPVTPRHIRAPVLSVIDPYCLVVPPPAVLPFHRALAHPETVILRYAGDSGVALRHVSMLVGEHAHRSLWPKILRWIHAHGD is encoded by the coding sequence GTGACCACCCTGTCCGAGCCGCTGGATGGATTACGCCGTTGGATGGGAGCCGGATTCGACCTGGCCGGACTGGGTCCCGAGGTCACACCTTCCCAGACGGTGATGGCTGCACCAGGCATCACCTTGCGTCGCTATAGCGCAGCCACCGCCCCGGGCCCCACCTTGCTCATCGTTCCAGCCCCGATCAAGCGGGCCTATATCTGGGATCTGTTGCCTTCAGTCAGCGTGGTTCGGCGTGCGCTAGCGGGCGGTCTCTCGGTCTACTTGATCGAATGGGAGCGTCCCTGCGGTCGCGCCCAATCCTTCGGCCTGGCCGAATACGCTGGCCGCATGATCCTCGACGGCCTTGACGCCATCGCAAGGGAGCAAGGGACTGGGCCCGTTTTCCTGGCCGGACACTCGCTGGGGGGAACCCTGGCCGCGCTCTTCGCGGCCCTTCACCCCGAGCGCCTGAAGGGTTTGATTCTGTTGAGCACCCCCCTGCATTTTGGGGCGGGTACGCTGGATCGTCTGGTCGCTTTGATGCCCCCGGCCCTGCCGGGCTTGGTCGCCGCGACAGGGCCCATAGGGGGATCATTGCTCAGCCTAGGGGCGCTGCTCGCCGATCCCTGGAGCTTCGGGTGGGAGCGTTGGCTTGGCGGGCTCCATAGCCTCCGGGACCGGCGAACGCTACGAACGTTCCTCGCTGTGGAGCGCTGGACTTATGACGAAATGCCCATGGCACCCCGGCTTTTCCGGGAAGTCGTGGAAGAGCTGTACCAAAGCGATCGGTTCATGCAGGGAACGCTGTCCATCGATAGCCGCCCAGTGACTCCCCGGCACATCCGGGCACCGGTCTTAAGCGTGATCGACCCATATTGCCTAGTGGTGCCACCGCCAGCGGTATTGCCCTTCCATCGGGCCCTAGCGCACCCGGAGACGGTGATACTCCGCTACGCCGGGGATAGCGGGGTGGCGCTTCGCCACGTCAGCATGCTGGTCGGGGAACACGCGCACCGCTCTCTGTGGCCGAAAATACTGCGCTGGATTCACGCCCACGGCGACTGA
- the rsmI gene encoding 16S rRNA (cytidine(1402)-2'-O)-methyltransferase → MTEIERGILYLVATPIGNLADFSFRAVEILKRVDLIACEDTRHSRLLLDHYGIDRPLVAFHEHNEETATPQLLERLRQGQAVALIADAGTPLVNDPGFPLVRSARAAGIRVTPIPGPCALIAALSASGLPTHRFAFEGFPPRRSAARRARFEALRDEPRTLIFYEASHRIMDTLQDLAAIFPPERPIVIARELTKRFETITASTVGEAGALLERQPEQRRGEFVLVLGGAPEASPGDGLCPDQERVLRLLLEECSLRTAVALTARITGVSREAAYRTALRWCGQGGAG, encoded by the coding sequence GTGACGGAAATTGAACGGGGCATACTATACCTAGTGGCGACACCCATCGGCAATCTGGCGGATTTTTCGTTCCGGGCGGTGGAAATCCTCAAGCGGGTCGACCTGATCGCCTGTGAGGACACCCGCCACAGCCGCCTGCTCTTGGACCACTACGGCATCGACCGGCCACTGGTGGCCTTCCACGAACACAACGAGGAAACCGCCACGCCGCAGCTGCTCGAGCGCCTGCGGCAGGGTCAGGCGGTGGCACTGATCGCCGATGCCGGGACCCCGCTCGTCAACGATCCCGGTTTCCCCTTGGTGCGGTCGGCTCGCGCCGCCGGCATCCGGGTGACCCCCATCCCCGGCCCGTGCGCTTTAATCGCGGCCCTCTCCGCCTCGGGTCTACCCACCCATCGCTTCGCCTTCGAGGGATTTCCGCCGCGCCGCTCCGCCGCCCGCCGGGCCCGCTTCGAGGCCCTCCGGGACGAGCCTAGGACCCTGATTTTTTACGAAGCCTCCCATCGCATCATGGACACGTTGCAGGATCTAGCGGCGATCTTCCCGCCGGAGCGGCCGATCGTGATCGCCCGCGAGCTGACCAAGCGCTTCGAGACCATCACCGCAAGCACGGTGGGGGAGGCGGGGGCGCTCCTGGAACGGCAGCCGGAGCAGCGCAGAGGCGAGTTCGTCCTGGTCCTCGGCGGGGCGCCCGAGGCATCCCCGGGGGACGGGCTGTGTCCGGACCAGGAACGGGTGCTACGGTTGTTGCTCGAGGAATGCTCGCTGCGCACGGCGGTGGCCTTGACGGCACGGATCACCGGCGTGTCGCGGGAGGCGGCTTACCGGACCGCGCTTAGATGGTGCGGTCAGGGCGGGGCCGGTTGA
- a CDS encoding CBS domain-containing protein — MDVRDLMTPNPAYCTPETRLEAVARLMVRHDCGEIPVVESAETMRLVGVITDRDIVCRTLAQGKNPMGMTAGACMSTPALTVTPETSLEDCCQLMEAHQIRRMPVADANGCCCGMVSQADIARRAPQEQAGQMLKNVSRPAIA, encoded by the coding sequence ATGGACGTGCGAGACCTCATGACCCCAAACCCCGCCTACTGTACGCCGGAGACCCGATTGGAAGCCGTCGCCCGCCTGATGGTGCGCCATGACTGCGGCGAGATCCCGGTGGTAGAGAGCGCCGAAACGATGCGGCTGGTGGGCGTCATCACCGATCGCGACATCGTCTGTCGTACCCTAGCCCAGGGCAAAAACCCGATGGGCATGACCGCCGGGGCTTGCATGTCGACGCCGGCGCTTACGGTCACGCCGGAGACCTCCCTGGAAGACTGCTGCCAATTGATGGAGGCCCATCAGATCCGGCGGATGCCGGTGGCCGACGCCAATGGCTGCTGCTGCGGCATGGTATCCCAGGCTGATATCGCCCGCCGCGCCCCGCAGGAGCAGGCCGGGCAAATGCTCAAGAACGTGTCGCGGCCGGCCATCGCTTAG